The Anaerolineae bacterium genome includes the window CCGGCTCACGCTATGCAGGATGTCAATGGCTGGATAGTGGTTCTCCGCCGCCAATGATCGGCTTAGCACGATATGGCCGTCCAGAATGCTACGCACGGTGTCTGCAATGGGCTCGTTCATGTCGTCAGACTCCACCAGAACTGTGTAAAAACTGGTGATCGTCCCCATCTCTCCAGCGCCGGTTCGCTCCATTAACTTGGGCAACAGCGCGAAGACAGAAGGCGGGTAAGCCTTCATCGCCGGCGGCTCTCCGATGGCCAGTCCCACCTCCCGCTGGGCCATCGCAAAGCGCGTCACCGAGTCCATCAGGAATGTCACATCCATCCCCTGATCCCGAAAATACTCAGCGATGGCTGTCGCTGTCCAGGCCCCCTTGATGCGGATCAATGGAGGATGATCGGACGTGGAGACGACGACGACGGAGCGCGCTAGCCCCTCTGGCCCCAAATTCGTCTCGATGAACTCTCGCACCTCACGCCCGCGCTCGCCGATAAGGGCGATCACGTTGACATCAGAGCTGGCATGACGGGCGATCATGCCCAGCAAAGTGCTCTTACCCACGCCGCTGCCGGCGAAAATCCCCACTCGTTGTCCCTTCCCGCAAGTCAGCAGGCCGTCAATAGCGCGAATTCCCGTCGCCAAAGGCTGAGAGATGGGGCGACGCCGAAGCGGATGCGGTGTGGCAGCAGACAGTGGTGAGCGACGTTCACCCACCAACGGCCCCTTGCCGTCTAATGGCCGTCCCAGGCCGTCCAATACACGGCCCAAAACCTGTGGGCCAATAGACACCGCAAAGGACGCGCCACTGGCGATGACTGGGCTGCCAGGCTGGATGCCTTCCATCTCGCCCAAAGGCATTAACAACGTGCGATCTGATTTGAATCCCACCACCTCGGCAGCGATCGGCTCATCCCGGGCAGCCGAATGGACGTAGCACAGTTCACCGATCTGGGAGTTCAACCCCTCCGCCTCGATGGTGAGCCCAATCACCTGGACCACCCGTCCCTGACAGCGCAGCAGGGTCAGGCCTGACAGCACATCATGGTACTTGCGCAGGTCTATCATCAAACTCATCGAGCAACCCTTGTATCGAAGGAACTTCCCGGTCACCCAGCAGTGCTTTTTGAACGAGGTCCAACTGTGTCTCAAGGCGGGCATCCACGGTGGCTGCCCCGCTCTCCAAGATGCACCCGCCGGGGGCTATGCGCTCATCTGGCACTAACTCCCACTCCACGCCGCCTGGGTCATCTTGCGCCTTCCACCGCTCAGACAGACGTTGGGCGTCCCGAGGGCTCAAGCGGATCCGGTAAGGTCCGCGCTGGCCAAGCTGACGCACTGCCCGCTGCACCATATGGATGATCACCTGCTCATTATGAGCGGCCTCTTCACCGATGACCTTTCGAGCGATGGCCAGGGCCAGCGCTACGACCTCACCTTCCAGGCTTTCCAACATCTGCCGGCGAGCTTGAGCTAGTGCCTGCGCAATGGATCGGACATGTGCCACTTCCTGGTCCAAGGCATGGCGAGCGAGCTCTAGCCCTTGGTCGTACCCCCTGCGATAGCCAGCCTCATATCCCTCGGCTTCGGCCTGCTTAGCCAGGGCTTCAGCACGCTGATGGGCTTGCCGCAGTACCTGGTCTACCTCGGCTAACCGGGCTACCCACTCATCGGCCAACTGCTGGTCACCCGTCCGCAGCTCTTGCTCTGCCTGTCCCTCTGTCCCATCCGCCGGCGTCAGCCGCACTTCCGTTTCCATCTCCGGGAAGAAGGGGCGGAATGGTGGAGGCTTACCTACTTCATCCGTATCACTTGGGAGCAACAGCGACACGAACAGAGGCGGATCGGCTGTCCTTCGGCGAGCGCTAGACAAGGATATCCTCCTGGCCACCACGGGCCACCACAATTTCCTCGGCTTCCTCCAACCGTCTTACCACACTGACGATCCGCTGCTGAGCTTCTTCCACGTTGCGCAAACGTACAGGCCCCATGACGGCCAAGTCCTCCATGAGAAGTTGGGCAGCACGCTTGGAGAGGTTGCGGAAAATGAGTTGTCGAATCTCATCGCTGGCCCCGCGCAGCGCCATCAACAGGTCTTTCTGGTTCACCTCTTGTAGTACCCGCTGCACCGAGCGATCGTCCAGTAGGCGGAGATCCTCGAAGACGAATAACTTAGCTTGGATTTGCTCGTGCAGTTGAGGATCTGACTTAGCCAGCGATTCCATGATTTGCTTCTCCGTGCTGCGATCTACCTGATTCAACACCTTGGCTAGGAACTCCAGCCCACCGGCCGTGGAGGCGCTCTCAGCGCGTAGAAGCACGGTCGCCAACTTCTTTTGCAGCCCTTGATCCACCCGCCGCAGCACCTCTGGCGATGTACGATCCATTACGGCGATTCGGATGCACACATCAGTCTGAAGAGCGGGATCCAGATTGGCCAGGATCTTGGCCGACTGCGCCGGCCGCAAGTGAGAGAGGACCAGCGCGATGGTCTGCGGGTGTTCGTCCTTCAGGAAGTTTGCGATCTGCACTGCGTCGGCATCAGATAGGAAGCTGAAAAGCCCATCGCGTCGCTCCATACGGAGGCGTTCGATGAATTCTTCGGCCTTTTGCCGGCCCATGGCGCGCTCTAGCAGCGCGCGCACATAGGTCAATCCTCCGGATTCCGGTAGCTTGGCCATCTGAGCCTGAGCAAACGCCTCCTTCAACACATGGCTTCTAGCCTCTGAGGTGATGTTCTGCGTGTTAAGAATCGCCATGGTGAGGCGTTCGACGTCGCTCTCCTGAAGCCGTTTCAGAATCGCAGCCGAGAGCTCGGTTCCCAAGCTGATCAACAGGATCGCGGCTTTGGTGAGTCCGCTCAGCCCAGAAGCGTTACGCGCTTGTGCCTCTAACCTTCCCGCAGCCATTTTTCGATGACCTCTACGATCGTGTCGGGATCCTCACGAGCCAGCATCATCATATGCCGCAAGTAGCGGGCTTCCTCGTTTTGAGCCGTGGACAGGGCCGAGAGCTCCACCTCATCGGTTACCTCCTCTGTCGCGCGCTGGGCTGTCGGCGGCCCTGCTAGCGTAGGGCCCGGCGCCAAGGCAGAGACCGCCTGAGAAGGAGCTAGCTGTCCTTGAGCGGCCTCCAACGCCGCGATGGGCACAGCCGTCTGACCGGCTGATAACACAGTCATATACGGGTGCAAACGGCGAACAGAAAGGTCGCGGAAGAGGCCGCGCACGAAGAGCAGAAGCAACGCCAATCCAATAATAGACGCCAGAGCTTTCACGCCTGCAATGAGCAGCTCCTCCCGCTGAGCGGCCTGGAAGGCCTTTTGTTGCGCCGTGTAAAAGCTTCGGTCAAATGCTGTGACGGCCAAAGCGATAGTATCGCCGCGGGAAGAGTCAAGTCCCACCGCAGCGGCTACCATCTGCTCAATGCTCCGACGCTGCTCAGCCGGCACGCTTTGATCCAGCAACACAGCTACCGACATCCGTTTGATGCTGCCAGGCGCCTTGACTAGGTTCTGGACCGTCTTGGACACCTCGTAATTGTAGAGGGTCTCACGTCGCACATATCCGCCTTCAGCCGTGGCGGTGATCACACCAGGATAGCTAGGAATCTGGGGGGAGTTGGCATCCAAGCCGACCACACCTCCTGCCAGGGCTCCCGGCCGTCCCTGATATTCCTCTATCACTCGCGAGCTGCGCAATACGCCCGAGGCTGGCCCACCCTGCGAGTAGGTTTCGCTGCTAGTCTCCAGGCGATCCCAATCCATTGTGACGCTAACCTGGACGGCGGCCTTGTCTGGTCCCAGGGTCTTGTCTAACAAGCTCTGAAGCCGGTTTTGCATTTCCGCCTCGTACATGCGCTGAATCTCGATCTGAGTGGCGCTCACCCGCTCAATCCCAGCCCCTTCGGTCTCCTCCGCTTGGCTCCATAGGACCTCACCCTCCACATCCACGACGGTAATGTTCTTGGGCTTCAGCCCCTCGACGCTGCTGGCCACCAAGTGGGTGATGGCCTCGATTTGCCCCCGGTCCAGACGGCGCCCGGGTTTGAGCTGAACCAGGACGGATGCACTAGGTTCTTTCTGTTCTTCGAGGAACAGGCTGGGCTCAGGGATGACGAGATGAACGCGGGCCGTCTGTAGTGGCTCCAGGCTGGCGATGGTGCGGGCCAGCTCTCCTTCCAGAGCGCGTTGGTAGTTCACGCGCTGTAGGAAATCGGTCATACCCAAGGTGCCGAGCTGCCCACTATCGAAGATCTCGAAGCCGACCGTGCCACCCTTGGGCAGTCCCTGTCGTGCCATCTCCAGCCGCACCTCGTACACCTGGCTGGCAGGGACGCGGATCACGCTTCCATTCCCCTCAATCCGATATGGCACGTTGCTCTTCTTCAGCGCCTCTACCACCGCGGCCGCATCCTGTTCGCTCAGTCCGCTAAAAGCTACAGCGTACTCCGGCGTCTGGGCTAAAATAGTCAGATAGAACAGCAGCGCTAGGCCTCCGATGCCAATTCCGACAGCGGCGATCTGTTGCCAGCGCGCCAAGCTTTGCCACCAGTCCTGAACCCGCTGCCTCAGCACACCCATGTCCATCCGAACCCGCTACACCTGCATCCGCATGATCTCTTGATACGCCTCGACCAGCTTGTTTCGCACTTGGAGAGCTAGCTGAAATCCTAAGTTCGCCTTTTCGATGGCGATCATGACGTCGTGTAGATCCACCGGCTTACCGGCCACAAGATCGGTGGCAGCCTGGTTGGCCTCCACCTGCAGCCGGTTTAACTCTTCCAGCGCGTCGCGAATCAGGGCACCAAACGAGGGACCTGCCGAAGAGCGAAGCATCGAGTTTGCTGTCCTCTCAGCGGAGGATGGAAGGCTCTGTTGAATCTGAGAAATCAGGTCTATCGCCATCGCCTACTCCCTACCGTCCGATATCAAGCGCTCGGAGAGCCATCTGCTTAGCGGTCTGAGCAGCTATCAGATTCGCCTCATAAGCCCGCGCAGCCGACATCATGTCCACCATTTCAGTGACGATATCCACATTTGGATACGTAACGTATCCTTCGGCGTCCGCGTCAGGATGATTCGGGTTATAGACCCGCATGCCGGGCCGCGGGTCTTCCACGATGGCTGCCACTCGCACACCCATCTGATCGGGCAACGGGCGGTTGACCTCTTGAGCGCGCCCCAGCACCCTATGGGCCTCTAACGGGACGAAAACAGCCACACGTCGGCGGTAAGGCTTCCCGTTGACCGCGCGCGTCGTCTGCTGATTGGCGATATTGTTGGCGATCACATCCATGCGCAACCGCTCGGCCGTAAGCGCCGAAGCGCTGATCCGTAAGGCGGTAAAGGCCCCCATTTCCATCACTCCTCCGAATTTAAATCTCTGCTTGCAGGATCGCCACTAACGGGCTTACCTTGCCATCAACTCGAAACAGGGCTTGAGACTCCCAAGCAGGATCATGCCCTCCGCCCAGAGCATTGGCAATCACCCAATAGGTATAAGCCAGGTAGTATGGCTCTCGATGCCGCATGTAGCGATAGGCATCGGCCAGGATGCGGACCTGCTCCTCCTCGCTAAGGTGAGGACCGCAGTAGACACCCCCTTCCGTTCCGATCTGGGGCAGGCTCCGTCCCAGTTCCTGGCGCAGGATCTCGTCATATCGGCGAACTCGTAGGTAATCGACGCCGTAGTTGTGGACGCTTAGCCAGGCCCGGTTGAGCGCGTCCGTGGCGCCGCGCGCCTTGATCTGCCGCAAGGCCTCTTGCAGGAAGGTGAGATCATCTACATCCCCCTGCGGGCTGAGTGCGCCAAACCCAGGCAAGCCCCCATTGGCTGCCACGATCCGGGCGGCCGGCAGCCAGAGGTCGAGATAACGCTTTACATCTGGCATGCGGCCGCCGTTCTCCACCCGTAAGTTCGGCTCGTTGTAGAGCTGGAAGTAGTGCACGCCTAGGCTGCGATAATGGCGTACCAACGCAGCTAGGTCTCCCTCGATAGGAGCTCCCGCATCGGTGTAGATGCGCATCACGGGCATGATGCCGGCCTCGACCAACCGCTTCACGAGGTAATCGTTGGCCCCAATCTCAGTCCCCCGATTTAGAAATGTGACCCAACGAACGCCCATGCGCTGTGCCTCAGCCACAAAACGGTCCACTACTGCGGGGCTAGAGCTTGTGGTCGGGATCCAGTGTAGGCCGCGCCCGTTATTCCCGGCTGGCTGAGGATACTCAGATAAGGCCAACGGGCGGTCTGGGTTCATTGGGACAAGCGCTGGATCGTTCATCACAACTGAGGATGCGGGCCCAGAAGCAAGGGATGACGCAGTTAGCCGCGAAGGCGGCTGGCCCATCACCCCTGCGGCTTCTAGCCGCATCGATTCTGGCTGTTGGACAGTCTGGTAGACGGCCTGGATCGGCCGTCGAGCTAAGCCCAATACGAATGCGGGGATCGTTCCCTTGGCCTCATCGGCCAGATAGCGTAAGCTTTGCCAGCGGTTAGGGACGCCGGGGGGCCGTTCTGCGACCATAGGATGCAGCGATTCACCGCCAGCCTGGGCTAACGCGTCAGCAAACGATGAGCTGCTAGACAAGCGAGAAGACGTCGCTTGAGAGGGTTCGTCTATAGCTAAAGGGCGGACCGCTTGCACGACCTGAAAAGACGTCAAGGAAGCCATACGATAATCCCTCTGCCAACCTCCGGCGTAACTATATCTCGAGGGCTCGCTGAGATGAGTAAAAGTGAGATAAGGGATTTGTAAAGATTCCGCAAAATCGAAGCCCGTAGCTGTTCCTCCTCAGCCAAGCTGGTAAAGTGAGGTTTTTGGATAGATGCTCTTTATCACCCCCTTTGTTGCAATAACTTCAAAACAACTAGAGGAAAAGGCTGAGAGCTTACTGACAGACTGCTCCCAAAGCTTTATGGTTCTCCCTGACTTGACATGTCCCGAAAACTCGAGGACGCGATGGCCGATCAAATTCATATCGCTGACCTCCTCCTCAGAACGGTGATCGGGATTAACGCTGAGGAACGGCGAGAACGGCAAGATGTGTTAATCAATATCGTCTTGTATACAGACACCCGAAGAGCTGGCGAGACTGACGACATCAACGACGCGGTGAACTATCGCACATTGACCAAGCAGGTGATCCACCTGGTGGAAAACTCACAGTTTTATCTGATTGAGAGATTAGCTGCTGAAATCGCTGCGCTTTGCCTGGAGGATCCCCGCGTGGAACGAGCTCGCGTGACAGTGGAGAAGCCCGGCGCTCTGCGCTTCGCCCGCTCTGTCGGCGTGACCATTGAACGAGATCGTCATCAACGGCTGCCCTAGAAGGACGACTGTGAATCTGGTTTACCTGCTACTGGGCTCTAACATCGAGCCGGAACGAAATCTACCAGCCGCTGTGGCTCACCTGAGCCGATTCGGATGTGTGCGGGCAACCTCGGCTGTCTGGCAAACTGCCCCTATCGGGCGGGCTGATCAGCCCGATTATCTTAACGCGGTCGTACTGCTGGAGACCCCGTTATCGGCACAGGAATTGCGAGAGACAGCGATCGCTTTTGTCGAGGCTGCCTTGGGACGCGTACGAACGGCCGATAAGGATGCGCCGCGGACCATAGACGTGGACATCCTGTTATTTAACCGGGAGATCCTATCGCTGGGCCAGCGTCGCATTCCCAGCCCTGAGATCCTGGAGAGGCCCTTTGTGGCGATTCTCCTGGCCGAGATCGCCCCTGGATATATCCATCCCGAAACCGGTCAAACGTTGCAGCAGATCGCAGATCGCTTCCCCAGCGAGGCGGCCAAGATGCGTAAACGGGAGGACGTTCCATTGCTGCCACCACAGGCAATGCCTACAGCCATGAAGAGGGAGAAGCGATGACCCATCACGTGCAGGTAACTCCCGATGAGGAATGGCTGAAGGCAACCTCCATAGAAGATAGCAATACGGAAAATAGACGCCAAGCTGAGATCCGGGCTGCTGTGCGTAAGCTCCTTTGCGCCATTGGGGAAGATCCCGATCGAGAGGGCCTGGTGAACACGCCCGATCGAGTCGCCCGTATGTATGAGGAGCTGTTAGTGGGATACCACACCGATCCAGTGAAGCTCGTCAACGGGGCGCTGTTCCATGTGAACTACGACGAGATGGTGGTAGTCAGGGATATCGAGTTTTACAGCCTGTGCGAGCATCACCTATTGCCCTTCTTCGGCTATGCCCACGTTGCCTATATTCCCAACGGTACGGTCATCGGACTGAGCAAAATCCCGCGGATCGTTGACATGTTCGCCCGAAGGTTGCAAGTTCAGGAACGAATGACCCAGCAGATCGCCGACTTTATTCAGGAGATACTTCAGCCGCAGGGGGTAGCTGTGATCATTGAAGGGGCACACATGTGTAGCATGATGCGTGGTGTGAAGAAATCCCAGGCCACTATGACCACCAGTGCTATGCTCGGCGTGTTTCGCGATAACCCAAGGGCTCGCGCGGAGTTCCTAGAACACATTAGCCGTCGTCAGCTCAATGGCTAAAGGGAAGTATGGGCTCTCGGCCTGCTATCTTGACCTGTGTCAGAACTTGCCTCTTTACACTTCTACTGTAAACGTAAGCCCTCCCTCTGGTACGAACTGCCGTAAATACTGAGCTGACTCTTTTAGCTCGCGCAACAGGCGCTCCTCGGTCACGGTGGAGCCCGGGATCACCTCCAGGATTAGGAAGTGCTGCTGGACCGGCGGAACGATCCCGTAGAGCCTGTTCTCTTTCCAGTGGCGATGCCCCCATTCGATGGCTTCGAGCACCTTCTGCATGTCAATATGGCCTTGCTGGTTGCGTTCCGCCGTGAACGGCCAGTGATAGCTGCCATCTGGAGTGGTCTGCTGAAGGTGAACTACCTCGCTCACAGGGGCTAAAGCGCGCAGCCAAGCTACATAGTCTAGGTCATCACCGGTGGCACCATAGTGCATTCCCGCTTGATGCCCGACGTCAATGGTTAGATACAACGGCACACGCGGCGCATCTTTCAACGCGCCGTTGACGGCCACCAGATACTCAAAGGCCTGCTCAATCGTCCATGGCGTCTCGCTGGGAATGTACATCTGCTCGTTATAGAGCGCAGTCAGCCCTTTTTGCGCAGCCACCTCACACAGCTCGCGGAAGGTATCGTATAGACGGCACATCGCCTCCCTTGTCCGCTCGGGATCAGCTAGCACCTCGACAGAGAGGGCATCCCAATGGCCGCCCAGACGCGTGGCTCCCAGCGCCAATGTGATGTCCATTGCCTGCACGATCCACTCCCGCATGCGGGCACGCACCGAGGGGTCACTATGCGACAGACCATGAAAGCGGTGGGTGGCCATCCCTGTGTAGTAATCGCTGATGACCACGCCGTATTTTTCTCCAGCGCGACGGGCCGCTTCGGCGGCGCGTAGCTGATAGGAGCGATCGCCGCTAAAGAACGGGTCAATGACATCGCCGCAGAATTCTAAATATGGATAGCCGAGCTCCGCTGTCAGCCGCATCCAGTTCTCTGGCTCTTCCCATCGACGGGTGGTGAAAGCGGCGTTGAGGCCGATATCGAGTTTAACGGTGCGTGTCATGGAAGCGAACTCCTATAACGACAAAGTGAGAATCGGACGGATGTCGAAGGAACTCCTTGGCTTACTTGGCTTTCATTGCCCGCCTACGCGACACCGTATGTCGCTCCATGTCTATGACCAGACGAAAGTCCTGTAACACGTGCGTCCCAACAATCGGTTCGCTGCCTGGAGGCCCAATGATCACGTTACCAGCAATGGTCTCTCCGCCAAAATCGAACAGACAGAAACCGTAAGGGAACTCCTTAATACTGCCATCTGCTAGCTCCAGAGCGAGGGTGCCTATAGGTTGGATACCCAACCTATCAGCGATCTCCTTAGGAATCCAAGCCCTCGTGGCTCCAGTGTCTACTAGAAAGGCGATCTCTTGCTGCCGCTCACGATCATGGATGTTGGCGACTGTGAGTTCCAGGTAGATCTCACCCATAGCTGTGCCTCACTTTAATCCCAGCATTCGGCGTCGCAGCGCCTCGTCTGGGCGGGTGTGAATGCGGGTTACCTGCTGTTCGGTGAGAAAACGCGGTCCACCCAATGCATACGTCCCCAGCAACACGCGCGCCACCTTCACAGCCATGGCGGTGATGTTGAGCACCTCTTGTGGACTGCTCCCCAGCGCGATCAGCCCATGGTTTTGCATGAGGATCACCTTAGGCGGTTGTCCCCACTCCTCCATATAGGCCTGGATCTTCTCCCGTACACAGCGGGCTAGCGGCACTCCAGGATCAGTATATGGTACAAAGACCGGCGCCGGCCCGCACACGACGATCTCGTCCGGAAAGAGCCGTCCCGCGTACGCCGACTCCGCTGCCTGCGAGCAGAGCACTGCGTTGACGGCGGTCGGGTGTGTATGGCCCACCCACGTCGCTCCCCCCGCGGTCAGGGCGAGCGCGTGCAACACCGTCTCTACGGAGGGATGTCGCGTTGCCGTGGGATCTACCTTGGCGGCGACCAGCCCGGCCTTGACGCTAGCATCAGAGATGTCTTCCGCATCCAGCAGTGCCAAAGCCCGTTGTAGGGAGACCTCCACCAACCCATTTTCATCTAGTGTGCGCAGTTCAGCACCGCTGGCCTTGACCAGGAAAGTCTCATCATCTATACGAGCCGAAACGTTCCCCTCGCCCAGAATGGCGTAATCCAATTCGGGCCGACCTAACTCGTGGGACATCCAGATAAGCTGAGCTAGAATGTCTTGTTTGGTTTGCTTGATCATCATCTCCGGCAAACCCGTCTGTCCTCAGAGACCGGCTATCAGCCATCAACCACCGACAAACCGGCCGTTGACGGCTAACAGCGGAATCCTCTTCACGCCCCCGGATAGCCGCTGGCTGATCCTGAGCCTTGCCCTCGCTCCTGCGCGATCTTCTGCTCATATTGCGAGGCGCGATGCGCCGCAATGGGATCTGGCTCTAGCCCCATCTCCACCCGCACCTGAGCCAGCAGTGGGCGCACATCCGTCTCATAGGCCTGCATCAGCACCTCATGCGCGCCCAGCACATCTCCGGCCATCTGCGCTTGGGCCAGCGCCTGCCGATCCACCAGCAACGCCTTAGCATAGGCTGTCTGCACGTTGACCACCGACAGGATCATCGCCTCAAGCTTAGACTCGATGTTGTGGGATTGGTCGATCATGTAGGCGACGTTGCGAGCGCATGCGGCTACGGCCGGATCAGAGTCCTGCGCAGCCGCGACCAGCTCGTTGAAGATCAGAAATAACTCGAAGGGATTGATCGTGCCTACGATCAAATCATCATCTGCGTACTTGCGAGCGTTGAAATGGAAGCCGCCCAGCCTAGCCTCGTCCAGCAACAGCGCGACGATGTGTTCGATGTTGGTGCCGGGGGCATGATGGCCGGTGTCTACCAACACTTGGGCCTGCGGGCCGAGCTTGAGCGCCATCATGTAGGCAGTGCCCCAATCGGCCAGATCGGTGTGGTAAAAAGCCGGCTCGAAGAACTTGTACTCGATGAGCATGCGCATGTTGCTGGGCAGCGCTGCGTACACCTCAGCCAACGCCTCCTCCATGCGATCCTTACGGGCCCGGATAGAGTCCTGGCCGGGATAGTTGGTGCCGTCAGCAAACCACAGGCTGAGGACGGTGGAGCCAACCTTTTTACCGATCTCAATGCATTCCAGGATGTGCTCGATGGCCTGCCTGCGCACCTCGCGGTCCGGGTTGCAGATCGAGCCGAGCTTATAAGCATTATCCTGGAAGACGTTAGGGTTCACAGCCCCGATCCTGACCCCTAGCGAATGAGCATACGCCGTGACCTCCTCCCAGTCGTCCACCTTGTCCCAGGGAATGTGGATGGCCACGGTAGGACAGATGCCGGTCAGCCGGTGGACGTGGGCAGCGTCGGCCAGCTTCTCCCGTAGATTGCGGGCTGCACCTGGCCAGGCGAAGACCTTGAAACGCGTGCCAGAATCGCCGTATCCCCATGAGGGGGTCTCAACGCGTTGGGCTTTGAGAGCAGTTTTCACCGCTTCTACGTCTACGCCGCGATCGGTGAGTTGCTGAGCTAGAAAGGGATATGCCTTGAGCGAATCGGTGGACATGCGTTTGCCTCCCTTCAGGGCAAATGGTGAATTCGCCTATCATTACACTGCAAGGAAAATATCGCCCTTATCAGTTTCCATAGATTATAGCGGTGGTGCAAATGCCCGTCAAGGAGGTTTCTCAATCGGTTCAGGGGAGCACCAGACATGGGCGCGGGCGCTCTGGAGGCTTCCTGCCAGGGGCAGTGATCCCTAGTCTCCCAACTGCTTCAACGCCCAAGATGATTCATGAATGAAATGATGCTAAAAGTTCAAGCATTGAAATGAGATTGCAAACGCCGCCTATTTCCACTCGAAAATGACTTTGCCCGTTTTTGCTGTGTCCGCCAAGCGGAAGGCCTCTGGCGCTTCCTCAATAGTGAAGCGATGTGTGACCATCGCTTCCAGGGGAATGTGATGGCGAATTAGGAACGCCGCCAGATCCCAGTACATGTCAATGGGTGAGACGAAAGAGCCCATCAGGGTGAGCTGCTTCCCGATGATCTCGGTGAGGTTGACGGTCTTTTCTTGCGCGCCCACCCCGACGAACACGGCCTTTCCCCCTTTGCAGAGGGCGTTGACAAGGTTCTGGTGAGCAGCAGCGGCCCCAGATGTCTCCAAGGCCATGTTCGGGCCTTCGCCATCGGTAAGCGCCCGGAGGCGGGAGACGACGTCCTCCTGGACGCCGTGGATGACCTCATCTGCCCCCAACCGACGCGCGAGCTCGAGACGCTCTTCGACCACAT containing:
- the fliF gene encoding flagellar basal-body MS-ring/collar protein FliF codes for the protein MGVLRQRVQDWWQSLARWQQIAAVGIGIGGLALLFYLTILAQTPEYAVAFSGLSEQDAAAVVEALKKSNVPYRIEGNGSVIRVPASQVYEVRLEMARQGLPKGGTVGFEIFDSGQLGTLGMTDFLQRVNYQRALEGELARTIASLEPLQTARVHLVIPEPSLFLEEQKEPSASVLVQLKPGRRLDRGQIEAITHLVASSVEGLKPKNITVVDVEGEVLWSQAEETEGAGIERVSATQIEIQRMYEAEMQNRLQSLLDKTLGPDKAAVQVSVTMDWDRLETSSETYSQGGPASGVLRSSRVIEEYQGRPGALAGGVVGLDANSPQIPSYPGVITATAEGGYVRRETLYNYEVSKTVQNLVKAPGSIKRMSVAVLLDQSVPAEQRRSIEQMVAAAVGLDSSRGDTIALAVTAFDRSFYTAQQKAFQAAQREELLIAGVKALASIIGLALLLLFVRGLFRDLSVRRLHPYMTVLSAGQTAVPIAALEAAQGQLAPSQAVSALAPGPTLAGPPTAQRATEEVTDEVELSALSTAQNEEARYLRHMMMLAREDPDTIVEVIEKWLREG
- the folE gene encoding GTP cyclohydrolase I FolE, which produces MTHHVQVTPDEEWLKATSIEDSNTENRRQAEIRAAVRKLLCAIGEDPDREGLVNTPDRVARMYEELLVGYHTDPVKLVNGALFHVNYDEMVVVRDIEFYSLCEHHLLPFFGYAHVAYIPNGTVIGLSKIPRIVDMFARRLQVQERMTQQIADFIQEILQPQGVAVIIEGAHMCSMMRGVKKSQATMTTSAMLGVFRDNPRARAEFLEHISRRQLNG
- the fliE gene encoding flagellar hook-basal body complex protein FliE, which translates into the protein MAIDLISQIQQSLPSSAERTANSMLRSSAGPSFGALIRDALEELNRLQVEANQAATDLVAGKPVDLHDVMIAIEKANLGFQLALQVRNKLVEAYQEIMRMQV
- a CDS encoding FliH/SctL family protein, whose amino-acid sequence is MSSARRRTADPPLFVSLLLPSDTDEVGKPPPFRPFFPEMETEVRLTPADGTEGQAEQELRTGDQQLADEWVARLAEVDQVLRQAHQRAEALAKQAEAEGYEAGYRRGYDQGLELARHALDQEVAHVRSIAQALAQARRQMLESLEGEVVALALAIARKVIGEEAAHNEQVIIHMVQRAVRQLGQRGPYRIRLSPRDAQRLSERWKAQDDPGGVEWELVPDERIAPGGCILESGAATVDARLETQLDLVQKALLGDREVPSIQGLLDEFDDRPAQVP
- the folK gene encoding 2-amino-4-hydroxy-6-hydroxymethyldihydropteridine diphosphokinase, yielding MNLVYLLLGSNIEPERNLPAAVAHLSRFGCVRATSAVWQTAPIGRADQPDYLNAVVLLETPLSAQELRETAIAFVEAALGRVRTADKDAPRTIDVDILLFNREILSLGQRRIPSPEILERPFVAILLAEIAPGYIHPETGQTLQQIADRFPSEAAKMRKREDVPLLPPQAMPTAMKREKR
- the fliG gene encoding flagellar motor switch protein FliG, yielding MAAGRLEAQARNASGLSGLTKAAILLISLGTELSAAILKRLQESDVERLTMAILNTQNITSEARSHVLKEAFAQAQMAKLPESGGLTYVRALLERAMGRQKAEEFIERLRMERRDGLFSFLSDADAVQIANFLKDEHPQTIALVLSHLRPAQSAKILANLDPALQTDVCIRIAVMDRTSPEVLRRVDQGLQKKLATVLLRAESASTAGGLEFLAKVLNQVDRSTEKQIMESLAKSDPQLHEQIQAKLFVFEDLRLLDDRSVQRVLQEVNQKDLLMALRGASDEIRQLIFRNLSKRAAQLLMEDLAVMGPVRLRNVEEAQQRIVSVVRRLEEAEEIVVARGGQEDILV
- the fliI gene encoding flagellar protein export ATPase FliI, translated to MSLMIDLRKYHDVLSGLTLLRCQGRVVQVIGLTIEAEGLNSQIGELCYVHSAARDEPIAAEVVGFKSDRTLLMPLGEMEGIQPGSPVIASGASFAVSIGPQVLGRVLDGLGRPLDGKGPLVGERRSPLSAATPHPLRRRPISQPLATGIRAIDGLLTCGKGQRVGIFAGSGVGKSTLLGMIARHASSDVNVIALIGERGREVREFIETNLGPEGLARSVVVVSTSDHPPLIRIKGAWTATAIAEYFRDQGMDVTFLMDSVTRFAMAQREVGLAIGEPPAMKAYPPSVFALLPKLMERTGAGEMGTITSFYTVLVESDDMNEPIADTVRSILDGHIVLSRSLAAENHYPAIDILHSVSRLMPSITSPEHQQAAARLREALATYERARDLVNIGAYVAGSNPQIDYALAMLPKIQAFLRQGENEVTALEESIAWLINMFPPEPMPQSRGRGKAA
- the flgC gene encoding flagellar basal body rod protein FlgC, with the translated sequence MGAFTALRISASALTAERLRMDVIANNIANQQTTRAVNGKPYRRRVAVFVPLEAHRVLGRAQEVNRPLPDQMGVRVAAIVEDPRPGMRVYNPNHPDADAEGYVTYPNVDIVTEMVDMMSAARAYEANLIAAQTAKQMALRALDIGR
- the folB gene encoding dihydroneopterin aldolase; translated protein: MADQIHIADLLLRTVIGINAEERRERQDVLINIVLYTDTRRAGETDDINDAVNYRTLTKQVIHLVENSQFYLIERLAAEIAALCLEDPRVERARVTVEKPGALRFARSVGVTIERDRHQRLP